From Elephas maximus indicus isolate mEleMax1 chromosome 1, mEleMax1 primary haplotype, whole genome shotgun sequence, a single genomic window includes:
- the POU3F2 gene encoding POU domain, class 3, transcription factor 2 — translation MATAASNHYSLLTSSASIVHAEPPGGMQQGAGGYREAQSLVQGDYGALQSNGHPLSHAHQWITALSHGGGGGGGGGGGGGGGGGGGGGDGSPWSTSPLGQPDIKPSVVVQQGGRGDELHGPGALQQQHQQQQQQQQQQQQQQQQQQQQRPPHLVHHAANHHPGPGAWRSAAAAAHLPPSMGASNGGLLYSQPSFTVNGMLGAGGQPAGLHHHGLRDAHDEPHHADHHPHPHSHPHQQPPPPPPPQGPPGHPGAHHDPHSDEDTPTSDDLEQFAKQFKQRRIKLGFTQADVGLALGTLYGNVFSQTTICRFEALQLSFKNMCKLKPLLNKWLEEADSSSGSPTSIDKIAAQGRKRKKRTSIEVSVKGALESHFLKCPKPSAQEITSLADSLQLEKEVVRVWFCNRRQKEKRMTPPGGTLPGAEDVYGGSRDTPPHHGVQTPVQ, via the coding sequence ATGGCGACCGCAGCGTCTAACCACTACAGCTTGCTCACCTCCAGCGCCTCCATCGTGCACGCCGAGCCGCCAGGAGGCATGCAGCAGGGCGCGGGGGGTTACCGCGAGGCGCAGAGCCTGGTGCAGGGCGACTACGGCGCGCTGCAGAGCAACGGGCACCCGCTCAGCCACGCTCACCAGTGGATCACCGCGCTGTCccacggcggcggcggcggcggcgggggcggcggcggcgggggcggcggcgggggcggcggcggcggcgacggcTCCCCGTGGTCCACCAGCCCCCTGGGCCAGCCGGACATCAAGCCCTCGGTGGTCGTGCAGCAGGGCGGCCGCGGCGACGAGCTGCACGGGCCAGGCGCCCTgcagcagcagcaccagcagcagcaacagcagcagcagcagcagcaacagcagcagcagcaacagcagcagcagcggccGCCGCATCTGGTGCACCACGCCGCCAACCACCACCCGGGGCCCGGGGCATGGCGGAGCGCGGCGGCTGCAGCGCACCTCCCGCCCTCCATGGGAGCGTCCAACGGCGGTTTGCTCTACTCGCAGCCCAGCTTCACCGTGAACGGTATGCTGGGCGCCGGCGGGCAGCCGGCCGGGCTGCACCACCACGGCCTGCGGGACGCACACGACGAGCCGCACCACGCCGACCACCACCCGCACCCGCATTCGCACCCGCACcagcagccgccgccgccgccgcccccgcaGGGCCCACCTGGCCACCCCGGCGCGCACCACGACCCGCACTCGGACGAGGACACGCCGACCTCGGACGACCTGGAGCAGTTCGCCAAGCAGTTCAAGCAGCGCCGGATCAAACTGGGATTTACCCAAGCAGACGTGGGGCTGGCGCTGGGCACCCTGTACGGCAACGTGTTCTCGCAGACCACCATCTGCAGGTTTGAGGCCCTGCAGCTGAGCTTCAAGAACATGTGCAAGCTGAAGCCTTTGTTGAACAAGTGGTTGGAGGAGGCGGACTCGTCCTCGGGCAGCCCCACGAGCATAGACAAGATCGCAGCGCAGGGGCGCAAGCGGAAAAAGCGGACCTCCATCGAGGTGAGCGTCAAGGGGGCTCTGGAGAGCCATTTCCTCAAATGCCCCAAGCCCTCGGCCCAGGAGATCACCTCCCTTGCGGACAGCTTACAGCTGGAGAAGGAGGTGGTGAGAGTTTGGTTTTGtaacaggagacagaaagagaaaaggatgACCCCTCCTGGAGGGACTCTGCCGGGCGCCGAGGATGTGTACGGGGGGAGTAGGGACACGCCACCACACCACGGGGTGCAGACGCCCGTCCAGTGA